A genomic segment from Amia ocellicauda isolate fAmiCal2 chromosome 13, fAmiCal2.hap1, whole genome shotgun sequence encodes:
- the bnc2 gene encoding zinc finger protein basonuclin-2 isoform X2, translating into MAIRCTLVNCTCECFQPGKINLRTCDQCKHGWVAHALDKLSTQHLYHPTQVEIVQSNVVFDISSLMLYGTQAVPVRLKILLDRLFSVLKQEEVLHILHGLGWTLRDYVRGYILQDAAGKVLDRWAIMSREEEIITLQQFLRFGETKSIVELMAIQEKEGQAVTVSTSKTDSDIRTFIESNNRTRSPSLLTHLENSNPSSIHHFENIPNSLAFLLPFQYINPVSAPLLGLPPNGLMLEQPGLRLREPNLPAQSEPNESSESEVSLSPFRNGQSPSRGALGSITNVVEPKSEPNSMSPISPPPSTQQQQQSQSQQQTQQQQQQQQQQQQQQQSSSMNDHHGHGHGHSHHHHPHFVKTEQSKSISSSSFSSKMHRMRRMGSTSRKGRVCCNACGKTFYDKGTLKIHYNAVHLKIKHRCTIEGCNMVFSSLRSRNRHSANPNPRLHMPMLRNNRDKDLIRSNSGSATPVISSAKSGLTLTSPGRPPMGFATPPLDPVLQSPLQSPLVFPSLKTVQPVPPFYRSLLSPADLVSPPVSMPTSPIIPATTNSTSLMEQQQQALAPSAPAPHASESVSLIHSLPIPSVQDPTADPTPKKKPRKSSMPVKIEKEVIDVADEFDEKDEEDDQTMDGVMSSQGCHHHHQHHQHHHHHPHHPHHPHHPHHHHINSNGNSNNNNNASGGGSCHHSPSQDEMSPGLALKSMLRQEQEERRGMGSELRCVDSFTSEDQDHERDFENESESSETKMCCGDEPMDAEEASRHLRSRLEKEQEEEEEENHLREKLEGKRHSSPSPHQPVIKIKEELSDPTYDMFCMSQYGLYNGGGGMAAAAAAAAAAASMAALHESFVSSMGYGASPPKFSSPPSSDGDLCSSPDPKICYVCKKSFKSSYSVKLHYKNVHLKEMHVCTVAGCNAAFPSRRSRDRHSANINLHRKLLTKELDDMGLDPHHTPLPKELRDEFLAKIYGAHSLGLDGAGGGLGGGRDDASSPAGMEYPQTNGYCRGPPDDYMVLDLSTTSSIQSSSSIHSSRESDEGSDEGILLDDIDGASDGEDCPQKAEGPGLGGGGTGDGGLHDSSSSSFSPLLLSAAGSANGGGILCNICHKMYSNKGTLRVHYKTVHLREMHKCKVPGCNMMFSSVRSRNRHSQNPNLHKNVPFAGMVD; encoded by the exons GATGCTGCAGGCAAGGTGCTGGACCGCTGGGCCATCATGTCCCGGGAAGAAGAGATTATTACCCTGCAGCAGTTCCTGCGGTTCGGAGAGACCAAGTCCATCGTAGAGCTGATGGCCATCCAGGAGAAGGAGGGCCAGGCGGTGACGGTGTCCACGTCCAAGACCGACTCCGACATCCGGACGTTCATCGAGAGCAACAACCGCACGCGCAGCCCCAGCCTCCTGACGCACCTGGAGAACAGCAACCCGTCCAGCATCCACCACTTCGAGAACATCCCCAACAGCCTGGCCTTCCTGCTGCCCTTCCAGTACATCAACCCCGTGTCGGCGCCCTTGCTGGGGCTGCCCCCCAACGGGCTGATGCTGGAGCAGCCCGGACTGCGGCTGCGTGAGCCCAACCTGCCCGCCCAGAGTGAGCCCAACGAGAGCAGCGAGTCCGAGGTGTCGCTCTCACCCTTCCGCAACGGGCAGAGCCCCAGCCGGGGGGCCCTGGGAAGCATCACGAACGTGGTGGAGCCCAAGTCGGAGCCCAACAGCATGTCGCCCATCTCCCCTCCGCCGAGcactcagcagcagcagcagtcacaGTCACAGCAACAgacacaacagcagcaacaacagcaacaacagcagcaacaacagcaacagtcGTCCAGCATGAACGACCACCATGGGCACGGGCACGGCCAcagccaccaccaccacccacacTTTGTGAAGACGGAGCAGTCCAAGAGCATCTCCTcgtcctccttctcctccaagatgcACCGCATGAGGCGCATGGGCTCAACCTCGCGCAAGGGCCGCGTGTGCTGCAATGCCTGCGGCAAGACCTTCTATGACAAGGGCACGCTCAAGATCCACTACAACGCAGTGCACCTGAAGATCAAGCACCGGTGCACCATCGAGGGCTGCAACATGGTCTTCAGCTCCCTGCGCAGCCGCAACCGCCACAGCGCCAACCCCAACCCCCGGCTGCACATGCCCATGCTGCGGAACAACCGCGACAAGGACCTCATCCGCTCCAACTCGGGCTCCGCCACACCCGTCATCTCCTCGGCCAAGAGCGGGCTGACCCTCACCAGCCCCGGCCGGCCGCCCATGGGCTTCGCCACTCCTCCTCTGGACCCTGTGCTGCAGTCGCCCCTGCAGAGCCCGCTGGTCTTTCCTTCCCTGAAGACGGTGCAGCCAGTGCCACCGTTCTATCGCAGCTTGCTGTCCCCTGCAGATCTGGTTAGCCCTCCTGTCTCGATGCCCACCAGCCCCATCATCCCTGCAACAACCAACAGCACCTCACTAATGGAGCAACAGCAACAAGCACTGGCTCCCAGCGCCCCGGCTCCACACGCCTCTGAATCGGTGTCCCTCATTCACAGCCTGCCCATCCCGAGCGTCCAGGATCCCACCGCAGACCCCACGCCAAAGAAGAAGCCCCGGAAGTCCAGCATGCCAGTCAAGATCGAAAAGGAGGTGATCGATGTGGCCGATGAATTCGACGAGAAGGATGAGGAGGATGACCAGACGATGGACGGAGTGATGAGCAGCCAGGGCTGCCACCATcaccaccaacaccaccaacaccaccaccaccacccacacCACCCACACCACCCACACCACCCACATCACCACCACATCAACAGCAAcggcaacagcaacaacaacaacaatgccaGTGGCGGAGGCAGCTGCCACCACTCCCCCTCCCAGGACGAGATGAGCCCCGGCCTGGCGCTGAAGAGCATGCTTCggcaggagcaggaggagcGCCGGGGGATGGGCAGCGAGCTGCGCTGCGTCGACAGCTTCACCTCAGAGGACCAGGACCATGAGAGGGACTTTGAGAACGAGTCAGAGAGCTCGGAGACCAAGATGTGCTGCGGGGACGAGCCCATGGACGCGGAGGAGGCCAGCCGGCACCTGAGGAGTCGCCTGGAGaaagagcaggaggaggaggaggaggagaaccaCCTGAGGGAGAAACTGGAGGGAAAGCGCCACTCCTCACCCTCCCCACACCAGCCCGTCATCAAGATCAAAGAGGAGCTGAGCGACCCCACGTACGACATGTTCTGCATGAGCCAGTATGGCCTGTACAATGGCGGGGGGGGGATGGCCGCTGCTGCAGCagccgccgccgccgctgccAGCATGGCCGCCCTGCATGAGAGCTTTGTCTCCTCCATGGGCTACGGCGCCAGCCCGCCCAAGTTCTCCTCGCCGCCCTCCTCCGATGGGGACCTGTGCTCCAGCCCCGACCCCAAGATCTGCTATGTCTGCAAGAAGAGCTTCAAGAGCTCCTACAGCGTCAAGCTACACTACAAGAACGTGCACCTGAAGGAGATGCACGTGTGCACAGTGGCTGGCTGCAACGCCGCCTTCCCCTCACGGAGGAGCCGAGACAG GCACAGTGCCAACATCAACCTGCACCGGAAACTGCTGACCAAAGAGCTGGACGATATGGGCCTGGACCCCCATCACACGCCCCTGCCCAAGGAACTGCGCGACGAGTTCCTGGCCAAGATCTACGGAGCGCACTCTCTGGGGCTGGACGGCGCCGGCGGAGGACTGGGGGGCGGGCGGGACGATGCCAGCTCGCCGGCGGGCATGGAGTACCCCCAGACCAACGGCTACTGCCGCGGCCCCCCGGATGACTACATGGTGCTGGACCTGAGCACCACCTCGAGCATCCAGTCCAGCAGCAGCATCCATTCCTCGCGGGAGTCGGATGAGGGCAGCGACGAGGGCATCCTGCTGGACGACATCGACGGCGCCAGCGACGGGGAGGACTGCCCCCAGAAGGCGGAAGGCCCGGGTTTGGGCGGCGGCGGGACGGGGGACGGGGGGCTCCACGactcctcctcgtcctcctttTCCCCGCTGCTGCTCTCGGCCGCCGGGAGCGCCAACGGAGGGGGCATCCTGTGCAACATCTGCCACAAAATGTACAGCAACAAGGGGACACTGCGGGTGCACTACAAGACCGTCCACCTGCGCGAGATGCACAAGTGCAAGGTGCCCGGCTGCAACATGATGTTCTCCTCAGTGCGCAGCCGCAACCGGCACAGCCAGAACCCGAATCTCCACAAAAATGTGCCCTTCGCAGGCATGGTAGATTAG